The nucleotide sequence CGACAGCCTGATCCGCTCCGTCGAGGACGCGGTCCGCGGCGGCTGCTCGGGAGTGGTGCTGTTCGGCATCCCCGCCGACAAGGACCCCGAGGGCTCGGAGGCGTGGAACGACCGCGGCGTGGTGCAGACCGCGCTGCGCCGGCTCCGCTCCGAGTTCCGCGACGAGTGCGTGCTCATCGCCGACTGCTGCCTCGACGAGTACACCGACCACGGCCACTGCGGGGTGCTGCTCGACGACGGCAGGGTCGACAACGACGCCACCCTCGACCTCTACGCGCGGATCGCGGTGAGCCAGGCGGCCGCCGGCGCCGACATCATCGCCCCCAGCGGGATGATGGATGGCCAGGTCGCCGCCATCCGCCAGGCGCTCGACGACAACGGCTTCGCCGAGACCGCCATCCTCGCCTACAGCGCGAAGTACGCCTCGGTGATGTACGGCCCCTTCCGCGACGCCGCCGACTGCGCGCCGCGCCACGGCGACCGGCGCGGCTACCAGATGGACGTCGCCAACCAGCGCGAGGCGGTGCGCGAGACCCTGCTCGACATCGACGAGGGCGCCGACATGGTGATGGTCAAGCCGGCCCTCACCTGCCTCGACGTGGTCGCCCGGGTGCG is from Candidatus Dormiibacterota bacterium and encodes:
- the hemB gene encoding porphobilinogen synthase, with protein sequence MPFPIDRPRRMRRTAALRRLVRETRLRPDDLIHPAFVREDLDAPREIATMPGQHQETHDSLIRSVEDAVRGGCSGVVLFGIPADKDPEGSEAWNDRGVVQTALRRLRSEFRDECVLIADCCLDEYTDHGHCGVLLDDGRVDNDATLDLYARIAVSQAAAGADIIAPSGMMDGQVAAIRQALDDNGFAETAILAYSAKYASVMYGPFRDAADCAPRHGDRRGYQMDVANQREAVRETLLDIDEGADMVMVKPALTCLDVVARVRDATDLPLAAYCVSGEYAMLRAAAAAGAFEERAAVLEALTAIRRAGADMVITYHARQVARWLAEDRG